The Dunckerocampus dactyliophorus isolate RoL2022-P2 chromosome 1, RoL_Ddac_1.1, whole genome shotgun sequence genome has a segment encoding these proteins:
- the pcbp2 gene encoding poly(rC)-binding protein 2 isoform X2: MDSSMVEGGLNVTLTIRLLMHGKEVGSIIGKKGESVKKMREESGARINISEGNCPERIITLAGPTTSIFKAFSMIIEKLEEDISTSMTNSTATSKPPVTMRLVVPASQCGSLIGKGGCKIKEIRESAGAQVQVAGDMLPNSTERAITVAGTPQSIIECVKQICVVMLESPPKGVTIPYRPKPSGSPVIFAGGQAYAVQGQHAIPQPDLTKLHQLAMQQSPFPIAHSNQGFQAGMDASAQTGSHELTIPNDLIGCIIGRQGAKINEIRQMSGAQIKIANPVEGSTDRQVTITGSHASISLAEYLINARLSSEATGLAAN, encoded by the exons atggACTCAAGTATGGTTGAAGGAGGACTTAATGTCACCTTAACCATCAGATTACTCATGCATGGAAAG GAGGTTGGAAGCATAATTGGCAAG AAAGGAGAGTCTGTCAAGAAAATGAGAGAGGAG AGTGGTGCTCGCATCAACATCTCAGAGGGGAACTGTCCAGAGAGGATTATAACCCTTGCAGGACCCACCACCTCAATTTTCAAGGCTTTCTCCATGATCATTGAGAAACTGGAAGAG GACATCAGTACCTCAATGACTAATAGTACAGCCACCAGCAAACCGCCTGTCACCATGCGCCTCGTCGTGCCTGCCAGCCAGTGCGGCTCGCTCATCGGCAAAGGGGGATGCAAGATCAAGGAAATTAGAGAG TCGGCAGGAGCTCAGGTACAAGTAGCAGGGGACATGTTGCCCAACTCAACAGAGCGTGCTATCACTGTTGCAGGGACCCCACAGTCCATTATTGAGTGTGTCAAGCAGATCTGTGTTGTCATGCTTGAG tctcctccaAAGGGAGTGACCATCCCATATCGACCCAAACCCTCAGGCTCGCCTGTCATCTTTGCAGGTGGTCAG GCATACGCTGTCCAAGGGCAGCACGCCATTCCTCAGCCTGAT CTCACCAAACTTCACCAGCTGGCCATGCAGCAGAGCCCCTTCCCCATTGCACACAGCAACCAGGGCTTCCAGG CTGGGATGGATGCCTCTGCACAAACTGGCTCTCATGAGCTCACCATTCCAAACGAT CTCATCGGCTGTATCATTGGCCGTCAGGGGGCAAAAATCAACGAGATCCGCCAGATGTCGGGCGCTCAGATCAAGATTGCGAATCCTGTGGAGGGTTCCACTGACAGACAAGTCACCATCACTGGCTCCCATGCCAGCATCAGCCTTGCTGAGTACCTTATCAATGCTCG GCTCTCTTCTGAAGCCACTGGACTTGCAGCCAACTGA
- the pcbp2 gene encoding poly(rC)-binding protein 2 isoform X1 gives MDSSMVEGGLNVTLTIRLLMHGKEVGSIIGKKGESVKKMREESGARINISEGNCPERIITLAGPTTSIFKAFSMIIEKLEEDISTSMTNSTATSKPPVTMRLVVPASQCGSLIGKGGCKIKEIRESAGAQVQVAGDMLPNSTERAITVAGTPQSIIECVKQICVVMLESPPKGVTIPYRPKPSGSPVIFAGGQAYAVQGQHAIPQPDVSEGPSLTKLHQLAMQQSPFPIAHSNQGFQAGMDASAQTGSHELTIPNDLIGCIIGRQGAKINEIRQMSGAQIKIANPVEGSTDRQVTITGSHASISLAEYLINARLSSEATGLAAN, from the exons atggACTCAAGTATGGTTGAAGGAGGACTTAATGTCACCTTAACCATCAGATTACTCATGCATGGAAAG GAGGTTGGAAGCATAATTGGCAAG AAAGGAGAGTCTGTCAAGAAAATGAGAGAGGAG AGTGGTGCTCGCATCAACATCTCAGAGGGGAACTGTCCAGAGAGGATTATAACCCTTGCAGGACCCACCACCTCAATTTTCAAGGCTTTCTCCATGATCATTGAGAAACTGGAAGAG GACATCAGTACCTCAATGACTAATAGTACAGCCACCAGCAAACCGCCTGTCACCATGCGCCTCGTCGTGCCTGCCAGCCAGTGCGGCTCGCTCATCGGCAAAGGGGGATGCAAGATCAAGGAAATTAGAGAG TCGGCAGGAGCTCAGGTACAAGTAGCAGGGGACATGTTGCCCAACTCAACAGAGCGTGCTATCACTGTTGCAGGGACCCCACAGTCCATTATTGAGTGTGTCAAGCAGATCTGTGTTGTCATGCTTGAG tctcctccaAAGGGAGTGACCATCCCATATCGACCCAAACCCTCAGGCTCGCCTGTCATCTTTGCAGGTGGTCAG GCATACGCTGTCCAAGGGCAGCACGCCATTCCTCAGCCTGATGTAAGTGAAGGGCCCTCT CTCACCAAACTTCACCAGCTGGCCATGCAGCAGAGCCCCTTCCCCATTGCACACAGCAACCAGGGCTTCCAGG CTGGGATGGATGCCTCTGCACAAACTGGCTCTCATGAGCTCACCATTCCAAACGAT CTCATCGGCTGTATCATTGGCCGTCAGGGGGCAAAAATCAACGAGATCCGCCAGATGTCGGGCGCTCAGATCAAGATTGCGAATCCTGTGGAGGGTTCCACTGACAGACAAGTCACCATCACTGGCTCCCATGCCAGCATCAGCCTTGCTGAGTACCTTATCAATGCTCG GCTCTCTTCTGAAGCCACTGGACTTGCAGCCAACTGA
- the map3k12 gene encoding mitogen-activated protein kinase kinase kinase 12 isoform X1, whose product MSGTCIHEPRAPSPSLSGFSTPVSEPPYRRLDGDTPACTPETDLTPTQCVLRNVLSIDTGGSGAPGGSSPTPSDGPSGHFDNSVLKLHDHDTCQCGGGAEAGHSPEAGAVRSHSENIRLQSGTGGFLEGLFGCLKPVWTMIGKAYSTEHKHSHEGICKALCFCLLVCVCSECWEVPFEEISDLQWVGSGAQGAVFLGKFHGEDVAVKKVRDIKETEIKHLRKLKHPNIITFKGVCTQAPCYCILMEYCAQGQLYEVLRAGRKITPSLLVDWSMGIAGGMNYLHLHKIIHRDLKSPNMLITHDDLVKISDFGTSKELSDKSTKMSFAGTVAWMAPEVIRNEPVSEKVDIWSFGVVLWEMLTGEIPYKDVDSSAIIWGVGNNSLQLPIPESCPDGFKILLRQCWNCKPRNRPSFRQILLHLDIASADVLSTPQETYFKSQAEWRDEVKQHFEKIKSEGTCLHRLDEELINRRREELRHALDIREHYERKLERANNLYMELSAVMLQLELKEKELQRREQSLDKKYPGFFKHHSSRQSSSSNSMDKLIKKRNVPQKLPSGKRPDILKSEVIIPKMDSSVMQVTIPTCPTRNSTSPSRSRRVKTRHRKPGKGSSGDLAVLKANQSSPNRETVAQVNNSATNSSKQLLEPSAALRGFSHEQQQRQLSSSSPDLICTALEAGSQRKEDPPLGGLERGGSLSASAGLGASEAGVAGLDDLTETPPRSDTPSEDAASFPFSSSPDSPCGRGAASGRGSLGSPRLPHDGGEDKEDGAGAVRLPRGASGGIGSQHLTPSAILYRAAITRKQRRGVSSEEEEGEVDSEVELPRRRRPTSITKCQSVSTFSSENLSVSDGEEGHTTDHSHSGTPDVVSTNTDDRLDYRSDDLLSQGSEIPADNTDPAQTSDGLSEREGTSGQAKAQLEAEQNPNEGRVLCDDSDCDSAELDQSGSGEPSRPPSAGAWAPPLQAYQGSPQPPLTGPP is encoded by the exons ATGAGTGGGACCTGTATTCATGAGCCCCGTGCCCCTTCCCCCTCCCTGTCAGGCTTCAGCACCCCGGTATCAGAACCCCCCTATCGAAGACTCGATGGCGACACCCCTGCCTGCACCCCGGAAACAGACCTGACCCCCACACAGTGTGTCCTCCGAAACGTGCTTTCCATTGACACTGGTGGCTCGGGGGCACCAGGTGGCAGCAGTCCCACTCCCAGTGATGGACCTTCAGGCCACTTTGATAACAGTGTGCTAAAACTACATGATCATGACACCTGCCAGTGTGGCGGAGGGGCCGAGGCAGGCCACAGCCCAGAGGCTGGTGCTGTCCGGAGCCATTCGGAGAACATTCGGCTACAATCGGGGACTGGAGGTTTTTTGGAAGGACTGTTTGGATGCCTAAAACCTGTCTGGACCATGATCGGAAAGGCGTACTCTACTGAACACAAGCATAGCCATGAAG GCATTTGTAAGGCCTTGTGTTTTTGCTTACTTGTCTGTGTTTGTTCAGAGTGTTGGGAGGTTCCGTTTGAGGAGATCTCAGACCTGCAGTGGGTTGGCAGTGGGGCGCAGGGGGCCGTCTTCCTCGGCAAGTTCCACGGAGAAGACGTGGCCGTAAAGAAAGTGCGAGACATCAAGGAGACTGAAATCAAACACCTTCGCAAACTCAAGCACCCCAACATCATTACTTTCAA GGGTGTGTGCACCCAGGCTCCTTGTTACTGCATCTTAATGGAATACTGTGCCCAAGGCCAACTGTATGAGGTGCTGAGGGCAGGCCGTAAAATCACACCCTCCCTCCTGGTTGACTGGTCCATGGGCATTGCAGGAGGCATGAACTACCTACACCTTCATAAGATCATACACCGAGACCTCAAGTCTCCCAA CATGCTGATCACACACGATGACCTTGTGAAGATCTCGGACTTTGGAACCTCAAAGGAGCTCAGTGACAAAAGCACCAAGATGTCATTTGCAGGCACTGTAGCCTGGATGGCACCCGAAGTTATTCGGAATGAGCCAGTGTCAGAAAAGGTGGACATCTG GTCATTTGGAGTGGTGCTGTGGGAGATGCTAACTGGGGAGATCCCTTATAAAGATGTGGACTCATCTGCCATCATCTGGGGTGTGGGAAACAACAGCCTCCAGCTGCCCATCCCCGAGAGCTGCCCTGATGGCTTCAAGATCCTACTCAGACAATGCTG GAACTGTAAACCCAGGAATAGGCCTTCTTTTCGTCAAATCCTTCTCCATCTGGACATAGCTTCAGCTGACGTTCTTTCCACTCCTCAGGAGACGTACTTCAAGTCCCAG GCTGAATGGCGAGACGAGGTGAAACAGCACTTTGAGAAGATTAAATCTGAGGGCACTTGTCTGCACCGACTTGATGAGGAGCTGATCAACCGACGCAGAGAGGAGCTCAG ACATGCTTTAGACATCCGTGAGCACTATGAGAGGAAACTAGAGCGGGCGAACAACCTCTACATGGAGCTCAGCGCTGTCATGCTGCAGCTGGAGCTCAAAGAAAAAGAGCTGCAGAG GAGGGAGCAGTCCTTGGATAAGAAGTATCCGGGGTTTTTTAAGCACCACAGCTCCAGACAGAGCAGCTCTTCTAACAGCATGGACAAGCTCATCAAGAAGAGAAATGTCCCACAGAAGCTTCCTTCAGGAAAGAG GCCAGACATCCTTAAGTCTGAGGTAATCATTCCCAAAATGGATTCCTCTGTAATGCAAGTCACTATCCCAACCTGCCCCACTAGAAACTCCACTTCTCCCAGCCGGTCTCGAAGGGTAAAGACCCGTCACCGCAAGCCTGGAAAAGGCAGTAGTGGAGATCTGGCAGTACTTAAAGCTAATCAGTCGTCTCCCAATAGAGAGACTGTGGCCCAGGTGAACAACTCGGCCACTAACTCCTCCAAGCAGCTGCTGGAGCCGTCTGCGGCCCTTAGGGGCTTCAGCCACGAGCAGCAGCAAAGGCAGCTATCCTCTTCCAGCCCCGACCTCATCTGCACCGCACTAGAGGCGGGCAGTCAGAGAAAAGAGGATCCACCTCTGGGTGGGCTAGAGAGAGGAGGGAGCCTCAGCGCCTCTGCAGGATTAGGGGCATCAGAGGCAGGAGTCGCCGGTTTGGATGATCTCACAGAAACTCCTCCACGCAGCGACACTCCTAGCGAGGATGCGGCATCATTCCCGTTCTCAAGCAGCCCGGACTCACCTTGTGGGAGGGGGGCGGCATCAGGGCGCGGCTCTTTGGGATCACCACGCCTGCCCCATGATGGCGGGGAGGATAAAGAGGATGGAGCCGGCGCTGTGAGGTTGCCCCGAGGGGCTTCAGGGGGAATTGGAAGTCAGCACCTCACACCTTCAGCCATTCTGTACAGGGCAGCTATTACACGTAAACAG AGGCGTGGGGTGTCatcagaagaggaggagggtgaAGTTGACAGTGAGGTTGAGTTACCACGGAGACG aCGTCCGACAAGCATCACCAAGTGTCAGTCGGTGTCGACCTTCAGCTCAGAGAACTTGTCAGTTTCGGACGGCGAGGAGGGCCACACTACAGACCACTCCCATAGCGGCACTCCTGATGTGGTCAGCACCAACACGGATGACAGGTTGGACTACCGCAGTGACGACCTCCTCTCTCAGGGCTCCGAGATCCCGGCAGACAACACGGATCCTGCACAGACTTCCGATGGACTGTCAGAGAGAGAGGGAACGTCGGGTCAGGCCAAAGCTCAGCTGGAAGCCGAGCAGAATCCAAATGAG GGTCGTGTCCTGTGTGATGATTCGGACTGCGACAGCGCTGAGCTGGACCAGTCGGGCAGTGGAGAACCGAGCCGACCCCCCAGCGCTGGAGCCTGGGCACCGCCCCTTCAAGcttatcaggggtcaccacagcCGCCTCTCACAGGACCTCCATAG
- the map3k12 gene encoding mitogen-activated protein kinase kinase kinase 12 isoform X2, with amino-acid sequence MSGTCIHEPRAPSPSLSGFSTPVSEPPYRRLDGDTPACTPETDLTPTQCVLRNVLSIDTGGSGAPGGSSPTPSDGPSGHFDNSVLKLHDHDTCQCGGGAEAGHSPEAGAVRSHSENIRLQSGTGGFLEGLFGCLKPVWTMIGKAYSTEHKHSHEECWEVPFEEISDLQWVGSGAQGAVFLGKFHGEDVAVKKVRDIKETEIKHLRKLKHPNIITFKGVCTQAPCYCILMEYCAQGQLYEVLRAGRKITPSLLVDWSMGIAGGMNYLHLHKIIHRDLKSPNMLITHDDLVKISDFGTSKELSDKSTKMSFAGTVAWMAPEVIRNEPVSEKVDIWSFGVVLWEMLTGEIPYKDVDSSAIIWGVGNNSLQLPIPESCPDGFKILLRQCWNCKPRNRPSFRQILLHLDIASADVLSTPQETYFKSQAEWRDEVKQHFEKIKSEGTCLHRLDEELINRRREELRHALDIREHYERKLERANNLYMELSAVMLQLELKEKELQRREQSLDKKYPGFFKHHSSRQSSSSNSMDKLIKKRNVPQKLPSGKRPDILKSEVIIPKMDSSVMQVTIPTCPTRNSTSPSRSRRVKTRHRKPGKGSSGDLAVLKANQSSPNRETVAQVNNSATNSSKQLLEPSAALRGFSHEQQQRQLSSSSPDLICTALEAGSQRKEDPPLGGLERGGSLSASAGLGASEAGVAGLDDLTETPPRSDTPSEDAASFPFSSSPDSPCGRGAASGRGSLGSPRLPHDGGEDKEDGAGAVRLPRGASGGIGSQHLTPSAILYRAAITRKQRRGVSSEEEEGEVDSEVELPRRRRPTSITKCQSVSTFSSENLSVSDGEEGHTTDHSHSGTPDVVSTNTDDRLDYRSDDLLSQGSEIPADNTDPAQTSDGLSEREGTSGQAKAQLEAEQNPNEGRVLCDDSDCDSAELDQSGSGEPSRPPSAGAWAPPLQAYQGSPQPPLTGPP; translated from the exons ATGAGTGGGACCTGTATTCATGAGCCCCGTGCCCCTTCCCCCTCCCTGTCAGGCTTCAGCACCCCGGTATCAGAACCCCCCTATCGAAGACTCGATGGCGACACCCCTGCCTGCACCCCGGAAACAGACCTGACCCCCACACAGTGTGTCCTCCGAAACGTGCTTTCCATTGACACTGGTGGCTCGGGGGCACCAGGTGGCAGCAGTCCCACTCCCAGTGATGGACCTTCAGGCCACTTTGATAACAGTGTGCTAAAACTACATGATCATGACACCTGCCAGTGTGGCGGAGGGGCCGAGGCAGGCCACAGCCCAGAGGCTGGTGCTGTCCGGAGCCATTCGGAGAACATTCGGCTACAATCGGGGACTGGAGGTTTTTTGGAAGGACTGTTTGGATGCCTAAAACCTGTCTGGACCATGATCGGAAAGGCGTACTCTACTGAACACAAGCATAGCCATGAAG AGTGTTGGGAGGTTCCGTTTGAGGAGATCTCAGACCTGCAGTGGGTTGGCAGTGGGGCGCAGGGGGCCGTCTTCCTCGGCAAGTTCCACGGAGAAGACGTGGCCGTAAAGAAAGTGCGAGACATCAAGGAGACTGAAATCAAACACCTTCGCAAACTCAAGCACCCCAACATCATTACTTTCAA GGGTGTGTGCACCCAGGCTCCTTGTTACTGCATCTTAATGGAATACTGTGCCCAAGGCCAACTGTATGAGGTGCTGAGGGCAGGCCGTAAAATCACACCCTCCCTCCTGGTTGACTGGTCCATGGGCATTGCAGGAGGCATGAACTACCTACACCTTCATAAGATCATACACCGAGACCTCAAGTCTCCCAA CATGCTGATCACACACGATGACCTTGTGAAGATCTCGGACTTTGGAACCTCAAAGGAGCTCAGTGACAAAAGCACCAAGATGTCATTTGCAGGCACTGTAGCCTGGATGGCACCCGAAGTTATTCGGAATGAGCCAGTGTCAGAAAAGGTGGACATCTG GTCATTTGGAGTGGTGCTGTGGGAGATGCTAACTGGGGAGATCCCTTATAAAGATGTGGACTCATCTGCCATCATCTGGGGTGTGGGAAACAACAGCCTCCAGCTGCCCATCCCCGAGAGCTGCCCTGATGGCTTCAAGATCCTACTCAGACAATGCTG GAACTGTAAACCCAGGAATAGGCCTTCTTTTCGTCAAATCCTTCTCCATCTGGACATAGCTTCAGCTGACGTTCTTTCCACTCCTCAGGAGACGTACTTCAAGTCCCAG GCTGAATGGCGAGACGAGGTGAAACAGCACTTTGAGAAGATTAAATCTGAGGGCACTTGTCTGCACCGACTTGATGAGGAGCTGATCAACCGACGCAGAGAGGAGCTCAG ACATGCTTTAGACATCCGTGAGCACTATGAGAGGAAACTAGAGCGGGCGAACAACCTCTACATGGAGCTCAGCGCTGTCATGCTGCAGCTGGAGCTCAAAGAAAAAGAGCTGCAGAG GAGGGAGCAGTCCTTGGATAAGAAGTATCCGGGGTTTTTTAAGCACCACAGCTCCAGACAGAGCAGCTCTTCTAACAGCATGGACAAGCTCATCAAGAAGAGAAATGTCCCACAGAAGCTTCCTTCAGGAAAGAG GCCAGACATCCTTAAGTCTGAGGTAATCATTCCCAAAATGGATTCCTCTGTAATGCAAGTCACTATCCCAACCTGCCCCACTAGAAACTCCACTTCTCCCAGCCGGTCTCGAAGGGTAAAGACCCGTCACCGCAAGCCTGGAAAAGGCAGTAGTGGAGATCTGGCAGTACTTAAAGCTAATCAGTCGTCTCCCAATAGAGAGACTGTGGCCCAGGTGAACAACTCGGCCACTAACTCCTCCAAGCAGCTGCTGGAGCCGTCTGCGGCCCTTAGGGGCTTCAGCCACGAGCAGCAGCAAAGGCAGCTATCCTCTTCCAGCCCCGACCTCATCTGCACCGCACTAGAGGCGGGCAGTCAGAGAAAAGAGGATCCACCTCTGGGTGGGCTAGAGAGAGGAGGGAGCCTCAGCGCCTCTGCAGGATTAGGGGCATCAGAGGCAGGAGTCGCCGGTTTGGATGATCTCACAGAAACTCCTCCACGCAGCGACACTCCTAGCGAGGATGCGGCATCATTCCCGTTCTCAAGCAGCCCGGACTCACCTTGTGGGAGGGGGGCGGCATCAGGGCGCGGCTCTTTGGGATCACCACGCCTGCCCCATGATGGCGGGGAGGATAAAGAGGATGGAGCCGGCGCTGTGAGGTTGCCCCGAGGGGCTTCAGGGGGAATTGGAAGTCAGCACCTCACACCTTCAGCCATTCTGTACAGGGCAGCTATTACACGTAAACAG AGGCGTGGGGTGTCatcagaagaggaggagggtgaAGTTGACAGTGAGGTTGAGTTACCACGGAGACG aCGTCCGACAAGCATCACCAAGTGTCAGTCGGTGTCGACCTTCAGCTCAGAGAACTTGTCAGTTTCGGACGGCGAGGAGGGCCACACTACAGACCACTCCCATAGCGGCACTCCTGATGTGGTCAGCACCAACACGGATGACAGGTTGGACTACCGCAGTGACGACCTCCTCTCTCAGGGCTCCGAGATCCCGGCAGACAACACGGATCCTGCACAGACTTCCGATGGACTGTCAGAGAGAGAGGGAACGTCGGGTCAGGCCAAAGCTCAGCTGGAAGCCGAGCAGAATCCAAATGAG GGTCGTGTCCTGTGTGATGATTCGGACTGCGACAGCGCTGAGCTGGACCAGTCGGGCAGTGGAGAACCGAGCCGACCCCCCAGCGCTGGAGCCTGGGCACCGCCCCTTCAAGcttatcaggggtcaccacagcCGCCTCTCACAGGACCTCCATAG
- the aaas gene encoding aladin, translating to MCSLALFPPPLPSGHSTLCESNNELLSGNNPEERLEQESSPLSLYFPRESLKLHSRTENSSKAAFLDHSETLWMRSAAAWRDGGITGLLNEITNSHEEVPKWLSVSSGCILALLQRISSFHGSLFPHLTLSNENMIAEFSQALNWSDCVVRAFAWHPHTDKFAVALLDDSIKIYNPKSATTPTLKHRLQRSVAALQWKPLCASGLAVACQNCLLVWHVDPCSLSTRPSSGCAQVLSHPGHSPVTSIAWSPSGSLLVSASPMDTAMMVWDVAAESCVPLQRVGGGGVSFLSWSTDGSRLLASTPSALFRVWETRMWTCERWPCVKGRCQSGYWSPDGSRLLFTVQGETVIYALTFTDTPGVPTCTSKGPQAAAVVADLSETTFNTPEGDIIVGGEIQSLTWDPRGERLAVLLKGDPQAARPAIIAVFKTRTKPIFELLPCGFVQGDPGAEPRLMQFHPNFQHGALLTVCWSSGRITHVPFYFLSGHLRQLGLNGSPSLPPPQERPTDHANQSLFTELMS from the exons ATGTGCTCTCTGGCCTTGTTCCCCCCTCCGCTTCCATCTGGACACTCGACGTTGTGTGAGTCCAACAACGAGCTGCTGTCGGGGAACAACCCGGAGGAGCGACTGGAACAG GAGTCAAGTCCTCTGAGTTTGTACTTCCCCAGAGAGTCCCTGAAGTTGCACAGTCGCACTGAGAACAGCAGCAAGGCAGCCTTCCTGGACCACTCGGAGACATTGTGGATGAGGAGCGCAGCAGCTTG GCGGGATGGTGGTATCACAGGACTACTGAATGAAATCACAAACTCCCATGAAGAAG TGCCTAAATGGTTGTCGGTGAGTTCTGGCTGCATCCTGGCATTATTGCAGAGGATCTCTTCTTTTCATGGCTCCTTGTTTCCTCATCTCACA TTGAGCAACGAGAACATGATTGCAGAGTTTTCCCAAGCATTAAACTG GTCGGACTGTGTGGTGCGAGCCTTTGCCTGGCATCCTCATACTGATAAATTTGCTGTTGCCCTGCTGGATGACTCCATTAAGATCTACAATCCCAAAAG TGCTACAACTCCCACCCTGAAGCACCGTCTCCAGAGGAGCGTTGCAGCGTTGCAGTGGAAGCCGTTGTGTGCATCTGGCCTCGCAGTGGCTTGCCAGAACTGTTTGCTGGTCTGGCACGTGGACCCCTGCTCACTATCCACAAG GCCTTCATCTGGATGTGCACAAGTTTTGTCTCATCCCGGGCACTCTCCAGTCACTTCCATTGCTTGGTCGCCAAGTGGCTCTCTCCTTGTGTCTGCCTCGCCTATGGACACCGCAATGATG GTGTGGGATGTTGCGGCAGAGAGCTGTGTGCCCCTCCAGCGTGTTGGAGGAGGTGGGGTCAGCTTCCTATCGTGGTCCACTGATGGAAGCCGTCTTCTTGCCTCGACACCGTCTGCTCTCTTCAG GGTCTGGGAGACCAGAATGTGGACGTGTGAACGTTGGCCATGTGTCAAAGGCCGTTGTCAG TCTGGCTATTGGAGTCCAGATGGGAGTCGACTTCTCTTCACTGTACAAGGAGAAACTGTCATCTACGCTTTGACCTTCACTGACACACCAG GTGTACCCACATGCACATCCAAAGGGCCACAAGCAGCAGCTGTGGTGGCTGACCTATCAGAGACGACCTTTAACACACCGGAGGGAGACATCAT TGTCGGTGGAGAGATCCAGTCCTTGACCTGGGACCCAAGAGGGGAGAGGCTTGCTGTGCTTCTCAAAG GTGATCCACAAGCAGCCCGACCTGCAATCATTGCTGTGTTTAAGACCAGAACGAAGCCCATTTTTGAACTTTTGCCATG TGGTTTTGTTCAAGGAGATCCTGGTGCGGAACCAAGACTGATGCAGTTCCACCCAAATTTTCAGCATGGGGCTCTGCTCACTGTG TGTTGGTCCTCTGGAAGAATTACACACGTGCCTTTCTATTTTCTGAGCGGTCACCTTCGCCAGCTTGGCCTCAATGGCAGTCCATCACTACCACCCCCCCAGGAACGTCCGACTGACCATGCCAATCAGTCGCTCTTTACAGAGCTCATGTCATGA